A part of Cyanobacteriota bacterium genomic DNA contains:
- a CDS encoding ATP-binding protein, giving the protein MVLGSQMPCSFAAITPGEDIGFGIQQIIQVFCQPDHPLVLFLDNLQWADVQSLELIEQLVSRSPLQHLLLLGAYRSNEIDRDHPLLTMLINVHGAGNIYHIPLEPLLLEDITDLLADTLRQSHTAVQPLATVVMQKTAGSPLFIHEFLQEIHRQHFIHFDFERLNWTWDLKSIAALNTTDNLVDLAINKLTKLPASTQQILQSAACLGTQFDVMLLAEIQQRSLSDVTQDLHPAVQDGLVLPVSESEGSGQPAGSTHLSTSQYRFLHQRVQQAAYGLIPMGDRAILHQQVGRILLAATPASAFHDNSFEILNHLNLGAELLTETSDRMELVHLNLLTGRKASSAGQYALATRYFNTALKLLPTNGWQIDYDITLEVHNEAAIANFLAMNLQMAIDLTGVVFHRATTLLDQVTACEISLRCFVARSQFREALDLALALLDQFGVLTDSPLPNLSPPEMQAVLKILRWVLPVAQAVDPSVYTHMHDMVTTWSAELASISSTHDLEQPLLLPSIQRNQPIAALCTELKAAIQRELNSGHPEFAARYAVDYCYYLIWSGESLETIANDYEQQRTLLRTLKQSFYESWLAPWQQVIHNLVHSTDRPQYLKGSYFNPTIALPEFEAQGNLTLLCLTYLAQTYLAYVLGDYPEALACIALVRDYRAGLPSDYMSTYQILDGLVTLAHGVQASPDEQARIIAYGLELQTIGQQWLSDDPDYFQGWLDLLHAELAGIQADILTAMEYYDRALHAAHVAKLPQQEAIAAERAAAFYQRLGRQSIVLTYLRRAYDSYYRWGATTKVHQLEAIYPQLLTLSGPLPDSYSLVTISNTSGTRLLDFSTVLKASQVLTSEIILDRLLEKMMQIAIENVGAEWGALLLEQDGRWTIAASGDSDYVTVLPTRSELDTSPPSPMLPQAILNYVLRTRTHVVLEDASHSEQFTNDIYIQTYRPKSLLCTPLIHQGKLSGILYLENNLTIGAFTPDRLEVLQMLSSQLAISIDNAQLYANLHQFNQNLENLVKERTQELSLTLSNLQAAQSQLVEAEKMAALGGLVAGVAHEINTPIGIGVTAASLLADRTAKFVETYRSGKMKRSDLEAFLDLASQSSAMILANLNRAADLIHSFKQVAVDQSSEERRQFNLRTYLDEILLSLRPKLKPTKHQVTIACPDDLMLDSYPGAFSQIITNLVINSLVHAYGPGEQGNIAISVQTSHEQLTLSYSDDGCGISPDHLHKIFDPFFTTRRGQGGSGLGLHIVYNLVTQKLGGTIHCQSQLGEGTTFVITVPLSLGNKAESPVDSSPSQGTAAGE; this is encoded by the coding sequence ATGGTTTTAGGCTCACAGATGCCCTGCTCTTTTGCCGCGATCACACCCGGAGAAGACATCGGGTTTGGCATTCAACAGATCATCCAAGTGTTTTGCCAACCTGATCATCCACTGGTGCTGTTTCTCGACAATTTGCAATGGGCCGATGTGCAATCCTTAGAGCTAATCGAGCAACTCGTTAGCCGGTCACCGCTTCAGCACCTGTTGTTGCTGGGTGCTTATCGCAGCAATGAAATTGATCGTGATCATCCACTGCTCACGATGCTAATCAACGTACATGGGGCAGGCAATATTTATCACATTCCCTTAGAGCCATTGCTATTAGAGGACATTACTGATCTGCTGGCGGATACACTTCGTCAGAGCCATACGGCGGTGCAACCATTAGCCACGGTTGTAATGCAGAAAACGGCTGGCAGTCCCCTGTTTATCCATGAGTTTTTGCAGGAAATCCATCGGCAACACTTTATCCATTTTGATTTCGAGCGGCTGAACTGGACATGGGATTTGAAGTCGATCGCTGCCCTAAACACGACGGATAATCTCGTCGATTTAGCCATTAATAAACTCACTAAGTTACCTGCCTCCACGCAACAAATTTTGCAATCTGCGGCTTGTCTAGGCACCCAGTTTGACGTAATGCTGCTGGCAGAAATTCAACAGCGGTCTCTCAGTGATGTCACTCAGGACTTACACCCGGCGGTGCAGGATGGTCTTGTTTTGCCAGTGTCAGAGTCGGAAGGGAGTGGCCAACCTGCTGGCTCTACCCATCTCTCGACAAGTCAGTATCGATTTCTACACCAACGGGTGCAGCAGGCAGCCTATGGTCTAATTCCCATGGGCGATCGGGCAATACTCCATCAACAGGTTGGTCGCATTCTCTTAGCAGCAACTCCGGCATCTGCGTTTCACGACAATTCCTTTGAGATTCTTAACCACTTGAATCTGGGGGCTGAGTTACTGACCGAAACTAGCGATCGCATGGAACTGGTGCACCTTAACCTGCTCACTGGGCGCAAAGCCTCGTCAGCCGGACAATATGCCCTAGCAACTCGATACTTTAACACTGCCCTTAAGCTGTTGCCCACTAACGGTTGGCAGATTGATTACGACATCACCCTAGAGGTTCACAACGAGGCTGCCATAGCAAACTTTTTGGCCATGAATCTGCAAATGGCCATTGACTTGACAGGGGTGGTTTTTCACCGTGCCACTACCTTGCTGGATCAGGTGACAGCCTGCGAAATCAGTCTTCGTTGTTTTGTGGCCCGATCGCAGTTTCGAGAAGCACTTGACTTAGCATTGGCGCTGCTAGATCAATTTGGTGTCTTGACCGATAGCCCTCTGCCCAATCTAAGTCCACCAGAGATGCAGGCTGTACTTAAGATTCTGCGGTGGGTACTTCCTGTAGCCCAAGCAGTTGATCCGTCGGTTTATACTCACATGCATGACATGGTGACCACATGGTCAGCGGAGCTTGCCTCAATCTCATCCACCCATGACCTGGAGCAACCACTACTGTTACCTAGCATCCAGCGCAACCAGCCGATAGCTGCTCTGTGTACCGAGTTGAAGGCTGCTATCCAACGAGAGCTAAACAGTGGCCACCCGGAGTTTGCAGCCCGTTATGCCGTGGATTATTGCTATTACTTGATTTGGAGTGGAGAGTCCCTGGAGACGATCGCCAATGACTATGAGCAGCAGCGCACCTTGTTGCGTACCCTAAAGCAGTCTTTCTATGAGTCGTGGTTAGCCCCTTGGCAGCAAGTGATTCACAACCTCGTCCATAGCACTGATCGCCCCCAATACCTGAAGGGCAGCTACTTCAACCCTACGATCGCTCTGCCAGAGTTTGAAGCCCAAGGCAACCTGACACTGCTATGCTTGACCTATCTGGCGCAGACGTATTTAGCCTATGTGCTGGGCGATTACCCTGAAGCCTTAGCTTGCATTGCCTTAGTCAGAGACTACCGTGCAGGCTTACCCAGTGACTACATGAGTACCTATCAAATCTTGGATGGTTTGGTGACTTTGGCGCATGGTGTTCAAGCCAGCCCTGATGAACAGGCAAGGATTATTGCCTATGGCTTAGAACTACAGACTATAGGTCAGCAATGGCTGAGTGACGATCCAGATTATTTCCAAGGTTGGCTTGACCTGTTACATGCCGAGCTAGCTGGCATTCAGGCTGATATTTTGACGGCTATGGAGTATTACGATCGTGCTCTGCATGCTGCTCATGTGGCTAAACTGCCACAACAAGAAGCGATCGCAGCTGAGCGAGCTGCTGCGTTTTATCAGCGCTTGGGGCGACAGAGCATTGTGCTTACCTATCTGCGACGAGCCTACGACAGTTACTATCGCTGGGGTGCCACTACCAAAGTGCATCAGCTAGAAGCCATTTATCCCCAACTGTTGACCTTATCTGGCCCCCTACCAGACAGCTACTCACTCGTAACTATCTCTAACACTAGTGGGACGAGGCTCCTGGACTTTTCTACGGTGCTCAAGGCATCCCAAGTGCTGACCAGTGAGATTATCCTCGATCGACTGCTGGAAAAAATGATGCAGATTGCCATTGAAAACGTTGGTGCTGAGTGGGGTGCCCTCCTGCTGGAACAGGATGGCCGGTGGACGATCGCCGCCTCTGGAGACTCTGATTATGTGACGGTGTTGCCTACCCGATCAGAGTTGGATACATCGCCACCATCCCCCATGTTGCCCCAAGCAATTTTGAACTACGTCCTCAGAACTCGCACCCATGTTGTGCTAGAAGATGCTTCCCATAGCGAGCAGTTCACCAATGATATTTACATTCAAACCTATCGCCCCAAGTCACTGCTGTGTACACCGCTAATTCACCAAGGAAAACTCAGCGGCATTCTATACCTGGAAAATAACTTGACCATTGGTGCCTTTACGCCTGATCGCCTCGAAGTTTTGCAGATGTTGTCTTCTCAATTAGCTATCTCTATTGACAACGCCCAGCTCTATGCCAATCTGCACCAATTCAACCAAAACCTGGAAAATCTGGTCAAAGAGCGCACCCAGGAGCTATCCCTGACTCTAAGCAATCTGCAAGCTGCCCAAAGTCAACTGGTAGAAGCCGAAAAGATGGCTGCCTTGGGGGGACTTGTAGCTGGGGTTGCCCATGAAATTAATACCCCGATCGGGATTGGTGTAACAGCTGCTTCTTTGTTGGCTGATCGTACTGCCAAGTTTGTAGAAACCTATCGCAGTGGCAAAATGAAGCGATCAGATCTGGAAGCATTTCTAGACCTTGCCAGCCAGAGCAGCGCTATGATTTTGGCTAACTTGAACCGGGCTGCTGACCTCATCCACAGCTTTAAGCAGGTAGCAGTTGACCAGTCAAGTGAAGAGCGCCGTCAGTTTAACCTACGCACATACCTCGACGAAATTCTGCTCTCCCTGCGTCCCAAGTTGAAGCCAACTAAACATCAGGTCACGATCGCCTGTCCAGATGACCTGATGCTTGACAGCTATCCGGGGGCCTTCTCGCAAATTATCACCAACCTAGTGATTAATTCCCTAGTGCATGCCTATGGGCCTGGTGAGCAAGGTAACATCGCCATCTCCGTGCAGACTAGTCATGAGCAGTTAACCTTGAGCTACAGTGATGACGGATGTGGCATTAGTCCTGACCATTTGCACAAAATCTTTGACCCCTTTTTTACTACACGGCGCGGACAGGGTGGCAGTGGCTTAGGGTTACACATTGTCTATAACCTGGTTACGCAAAAGCTGGGTGGAACGATTCACTGTCAAAGCCAATTGGGAGAGGGCACCACATTTGTGATCACTGTGCCCCTTAGTTTGGGCAATAAAGCTGAGTCACCAGTTGATTCATCGCCCAGTCAAGGTACTGCTGCTGGGGAGTAG